In Solanum lycopersicum chromosome 5, SLM_r2.1, the following are encoded in one genomic region:
- the LOC101251988 gene encoding agamous-like MADS-box protein AGL80, translating into MIENETERKVSYKKRLIGLLKKAKELSTLCDIEMALIVYSPYSDEPKVFPNLVAAINTFQKFKELEALERSKNMVTKEEFTKKRIKKLQKKLLKIRKENRIKEMTNEMHEVLNGKIISIDMNLFYLNDLSYVIKKNLLLIRKIMERNDGDEGSTSNVPQSTPSITMTSMMPSPIIDPPFTAMTQQMDPLAEIPSVGASIPMDNYQNSTDISQSPSFIDLLNLNDDDFVTLLDDLSLSNASDQDSNPSNNK; encoded by the coding sequence ATGATTGAAAATGAAACGGAGAGAAAAGTCTCATACAAGAAAAGACTCATAGGGTTGTTGAAAAAGGCAAAAGAACTCAGCACTCTTTGTGACATTGAAATGGCTCTTATCGTATATAGTCCTTATAGTGATGAACCTAAGGTGTTTCCCAATCTTGTTGCAGCAATCAATacttttcaaaagtttaaaGAACTGGAAGCATTGGAGAGATCAAAAAATATGGTCACAAAGGAAGAATTCACCAAGAAAAGAATCAAGAAGTTGCAAAAAAAACTACTAAAGataagaaaggaaaataggatCAAGGAAATGACAAATGAAATGCATGAAGTGTTGAATGGAAAAATTATTTCCATTGACATGAATCTTTTCTATCTCAATGATCTAAGTTACGTTATTAAGAAGAACCTTCTATTAATACGTAAAATAATGGAAAGGAATGATGGTGACGAGGGGTCTACATCAAATGTCCCTCAATCAACTCCTTCAATAACAATGACATCTATGATGCCTTCCCCAATTATAGATCCTCCATTTACTGCTATGACACAACAAATGGATCCTTTAGCTGAGATCCCCTCAGTGGGTGCATCAATTCCAATGGATAACTACCAGAACTCTACTGACATTTCACAAAGTCCATCATTTATTGATTTACTCAACttgaatgatgatgattttgTCACTTTGTTGGATGACCTTTCACTAAGTAATGCTAGTGATCAAGATTCAAACCCCTCCAATAACAAGTGA